A stretch of Brassica napus cultivar Da-Ae chromosome C6, Da-Ae, whole genome shotgun sequence DNA encodes these proteins:
- the LOC106405958 gene encoding probable ubiquitin-conjugating enzyme E2 16: MSSSGAPSHKALSKIACKRLQKELVEWQMNPPTGFKHKVTDNLQRWIIEVIGAPGTLYANETYQLQVDFPEHYPMESPQVIFLLPAPLHPHIYSNGHICLDILYDSWSPAMTVSSICISILSMLSSSTEKQRPTDNDRYVQNCKNGRSPKETRWWFHDDKV; encoded by the exons ATGTCAAGTTCTGGTGCTCCTTCTCACAAG GCTCTGAGCAAGATCGCGTGTAAAAGGCTTCAGAAAGAGCTTGTGGAATGGCAAATGAATCCACCTACGGGGTTCAAACACAAGGTCACTGATAATCTCCAAAG ATGGATAATCGAAGTTATTGGAGCTCCAGGAACTTTGTACGCGAACGAAACCTATCAGCTTCAAGTTGATTTTCCCGAGCACTATCCTATGGAGTCGCCGCAA GTGATTTTTCTCCTTCCGGCTCCTTTGCATCCCCACATTTACAGCAATGGGCATATTTGCTTAG ATATTCTGTATGATTCGTGGTCTCCAGCCATGACGGTGAGTTCTATCTGCATCAGCATCCTCTCCATGCTCTCTAGCTCGACTGAAAAG CAACGACCGACCGATAATGACAGATATGTGCAGAATTGTAAGAACGGAAGATCTCCAAAGGAGACGAGATGGTGGTTCCACGATGATAAAGTATAA
- the LOC106406065 gene encoding BEL1-like homeodomain protein 3, producing the protein MAVYYPTSVGMQPLYQESIYLNEQQQASSSSAASFSGGGGGLDIPNSDGGVRNEMVFIPPTNDVVVAGLNESSSNDLSLQGGGLSLSLGNQIQYHYQNLSNQLNYSNDENGKSLSHHHHQHQAEQVPSTGYSNGVGYYNNYRYETSGFVNSVLRSRYLKPTQQLLDEVVSVRKDMKQGESNKKTKNNNNDKGQDFTNGSSDNNTENKKLHEELSPQERQELQSKKNKLLTMADEVDKRYNQYYHQMEAVASSFEMVAGLGAAKPYTSVALNRISRHFRCLRDAIKEQIQVLRGKLGEKETSEEQGERIPRLRYLDQRLRQQRALHQQLGMVRPSWRPQRGLPENSVSILRAWLFEHFLHPYPKESEKIMLAKQTGLSKNQVANWFINARVRLWKPMIEEMYKEEFGDASELLSNSNRDKNKMQETSQLKHEDSSSSQQHLQGNNNNNIAYTSAVEENLVFTDPKPDRVTTTGDYHSLMNYHQGFGVDDYNRYIGLGNQQDGRFSNPHQLHDFVV; encoded by the exons atGGCGGTTTATTACCCAACTAGTGTCGGCATGCAACCTCTGTACCAAGAATCCATCTACCTCAACGAACAACAACAAGCTTCTTCATCCTCCGCCGCATCTTTCTCCGGCGGAGGAGGCGGACTCGATATCCCTAACTCCGATGGTGGTGTACGAAACGAGATGGTATTTATCCCACCAACAAACGACGTCGTAGTCGCAGGACTCAATGAAAGTTCAAGCAACGATCTAAGCCTTCAAGGAGGAGGACTTTCACTGAGCCTCGGTAACCAGATCCAATACCATTACCAGAATCTGTCGAACCAATTGAACTACAGTAACGATGAGAATGGGAAGAGCCTGAGCCATCACCATCATCAACATCAAGCTGAGCAGGTTCCTTCCACTGGTTACAGCAATGGAGTTGGATACTACAACAACTACCGTTACGAGACATCAGGGTTTGTGAATAGCGTTCTAAGGTCTCGTTACCTTAAACCAACACAACAGTTGCTAGATGAAGTTGTTAGTGTCAGGAAAGATATGAAACAGGGTGAGAGTAACAAGAAGACcaagaacaacaacaatgaCAAGGGTCAAGACTTTACTAATGGGTCAAGTGATAACAACACAGAAAACAAGAAATTGCATGAGGAGTTATCTCCTCAAGAACGTCAAGAACTTCAGAGCAAGAAGAACAAGCTCTTAACAATGGCTGACGAG GTAGATAAGAGGTACAACCAATACTACCATCAAATGGAGGCTGTAGCTTCTTCTTTCGAAATGGTAGCTGGTCTTGGAGCAGCTAAGCCTTACACATCAGTGGCTCTGAACAGAATCTCTCGCCATTTTCGCTGCTTGCGGGACGCCATAAAGGAGCAGATACAGGTGTTAAGAGGGAAGCTTGGGGAGAAAGAAACTTCTGAAGAACAAGGAGAGAGGATACCACGTCTCAGGTATTTAGATCAGAGGTTGAGACAACAGAGAGCTTTGCATCAACAGCTTGGAATGGTTAGACCATCTTGGAGACCACAAAGAGGCTTACCTGAAAACTCTGTCTCTATACTCCGCGCTTGGCTCTTTGAGCATTTCCTTCATCC ATATCCTAAGGAGTCAGAGAAAATCATGCTTGCTAAGCAGACAGGACTATCGAAGAACCAG GTTGCGAACTGGTTTATTAATGCAAGAGTTCGGCTATGGAAACCGATGATCGAAGAGATGTATAAAGAAGAGTTTGGTGATGCATCAGAGTTACTCTCAAACTCTAACCGAGACAAGAACAAAATGCAGGAAACATCCCAGCTTAAACACGaagactcttcttcttctcaacaaCATCTGCaaggaaacaacaacaacaacattgcATATACATCTGCTGTTGAAGAAAACCTTGTCTTCACAGATCCAAAACCAGACCGTGTTACTACTACTGGAGACTATCACAGCTTGATGAACTATCATCAAGGTTTTGGTGTCGATGATTACAATCGCTACATTGGCCTTGGAAACCAGCAAGATGGCAGATTCTCTAATCCCCATCAGTTACACGACTTTGTTGTCTAA
- the LOC106402785 gene encoding leucine-rich repeat receptor-like protein kinase PEPR2 isoform X2: protein MRNLGFVEITLLCSFFVSFRIDSVSSLNSDGLVLLSLLNHVDKIPPQVNSTWTSETTPCNNWFGVFCDDLGKVDTLNLSKVGFSGQLGPEIGELKSLVTLDLSANTLSGPLPSSLGNCTSLLYLDLSENGFSGEIPDIFSSLKNLKFVHLTSNFFIGGLPQTLFQLPLLRVLNLESNNLSGLIPASVGGLKELVDLTLSQNDLSGSIPESIGNCSKLEYLVLSENKLNGSLPESLNLLENLHDLFLSSNRLAGRLRFGSSNCKKLVTLDMSYNDFEGGGVPPEVGNCSNLELLFINKCNLIGNIPSSLGMLKKVRRISLSDNLLSGNIPDELGNCSSLETLTLGRNQLQGEIPSTLGKLKKLKWLELYDNNLSGEIPIGVWKIQSLTQIIVYSNTLTGELPVEVTELKHLERLMMFDNRFHGAIPMGLGVNRSIVDVDLVGNGFTGEIPPNLCHGHKLRFFNLGSNQLHGKIPPSVGRCKTVKRIILGGNKLSGVLPEFLEMHSLEYVDFKDNNIEGSIPRSLGSCKNLMTINLSQNKLTGLIPPELGNLQSLGKLYLSHNHLEGPLPPQLSVCVRILEFDVGSNSLNGSVPPSFGSWRSLTTLVLSDNRFSGAIPSFLAELIDLRLARNGFGGEIPSSLGLLKNLNGLDLSGNELTGEIPTTLRGLVSLVRLNISNNKLTGPLSVLQNLSLLQLDVSNNQLTGPIPEKLIKNSTTFLGNADLCIIQPNVYSVMTRNEFKTCKGRQAKLSTWKIALIAVGSFLSAFALVFFALALVFLCCKRGANKTEDAHVLDDEEEEGLSLLLNKVLAATDNLDDKYIIGRGAHGVVYKASLGPGDEYAVKKLIFAAEHVHTNQNMKREIETIGLVRHRNLVRLERFWITKENGLLLYKYMRNGSLHDVLHRGGGTRLDWSARFNVALGIAHGLAYLHHDCYPPIIHRDIKPENILMDSEMEPHIGDFGLARILDDSAISTSTITGTTGYIAPENAYRTVRGKESDVYSYGVVLLELVTGKRAVDRSLPEETDLVSWVRSVLSSYEDDTVGPVVDPTLVDELMDAKLREQAILLTDLALQCTDKRPGNRPSMRNVVKELTDVKDLVTLQTY from the exons ATGAGGAATCTTGGGTTTGTTGAAATAACTCTGCTTTGTTCTTTCTTTGTCTCTTTTCGGATAGATTCTGTCTCCTCTCTAAACTCAGATGGTTTGGTTTTACTTTCGCTTCTCAACCACGTTGACAAAATCCCACCTCAAGTCAACTCGACGTGGACATCTGAAACCACTCCGTGTAATAACTGGTTTGGTGTCTTTTGCGATGATTTAGGTAAAGTGGACACTCTTAATTTGAGTAAGGTTGGGTTTTCAGGCCAATTAGGTCCTGAGATTGGGGAGCTTAAGAGCTTGGTGACTCTGGATCTGAGTGCCAACACTTTGTCTGGTCCATTGCCTTCCAGTTTAGGAAACTGTACTTCACTTCTCTATTTAGATTTGTCTGAAAATGGGTTTTCAGGAGAGATTCCAGATATTTTTAGTAGCTTGAAGAACTTAAAGTTTGTGCATCTCACCTCAAACTTCTTCATCGGTGGGTTGCCTCAGACCTTGTTTCAGCTTCCCTTGTTACGAGTGCTGAATCTTGAAAGCAACAATCTTAGCGGTCTGATTCCTGCAAGTGTTGGTGGGTTGAAGGAGCTTGTGGATCTAACTTTGTCTCAGAATGACTTGTCTGGTTCCATCCCTGAGTCGATTGGGAACTGCAGTAAGCTGGAATATCTGGTCTTGAGCGAGAACAAGCTAAATGGTTCGCTGCCTGAAAGTCTCAACCTACTCGAGAATCTCCACGACCTGTTTCTCAGTAGTAACAGACTTGCAGGGAGACTTCGTTTCGGCTCAAGCAACTGTAAGAAGCTGGTGACTTTAGACATGTCCTACAATGATTTCGAAGGTGGTGGTGTTCCTCCTGAAGTTGGCAACTGCAGTAACCTTGAGCTTTTATTCATCAACAAATGTAACTTGATAGGTAACATTCCATCATCCTTGGGTATGTTAAAAAAGGTTAGGCGTATTAGCCTCAGCGACAATCTTCTCTCTGGGAATATCCCTGATGAGCTAGGGAACTGCAGCAGCTTAGAAACCTTGACGTTGGGCCGAAACCAGCTCCAAGGCGAGATACCCTCTACATTGGGTAAGCTAAAGAAGCTAAAATGGCTGGAGCTTTACGATAATAATCTCTCCGGTGAGATTCCTATTGGCGTATGGAAGATTCAGAGCCTGACACAGATTATCGTTTATAGCAATACTCTCACCGGAGAACTACCAGTTGAAGTTACTGAGCTAAAGCATCTTGAGAGGCTTATGATGTTTGACAACAGATTTCATGGAGCGATACCCATGGGTTTAGGCGTGAATAGAAGCATAGTGGATGTGGATCTTGTTGGTAACGGTTTTACAGGGGAGATACCTCCCAATCTTTGCCATGGACACAAGTTGAGGTTTTTCAACTTGGGCTCTAATCAGCTTCACGGTAAGATACCACCCTCTGTTGGTCGCTGTAAGACCGTCAAGAGAATTATCCTAGGAGGAAACAAGCTTTCCGGTGTACTTCCGGAGTTTCTTGAGATGCATAGTCTTGAGTATGTTGACTTCAAAGACAACAACATTGAAGGATCCATCCCTCGCAGCTTGGGAAGCTGCAAGAATCTTATGACAATCAACCTTTCTCAAAACAAACTCACTGGTCTGATACCCCCAGAACTAGGGAATCTGCAAAGCCTGGGGAAGCTGTATCTTTCACATAACCACCTCGAAGGTCCTCTGCCACCTCAGCTATCTGTCTGTGTGAGAATTCTGGAGTTTGATGTCGGTTCCAACTCATTGAACGGTTCTGTTCCGCCGAGTTTCGGAAGCTGGAGAAGCTTGACTACTTTGGTTCTCAGCGATAACCGGTTTTCAGGAGCCATTCCCTCGTTCTTGGCAGAGCTAATAGATCTCCGGTTAGCTCGAAATGGTTTTGGAGGTGAGATTCCTTCCTCGCTCGGCTTGTTGAAGAATCTTAATGGCTTAGACCTCAGTGGGAACGAACTCACCGGTGAGATTCCAACCACTCTGAGGGGTCTTGTCAGTCTCGTACGGCTCAACATATCCAACAATAAGTTGACAGGGCCTTTATCAGTTCTTCAAAACCTTAGTTTGTTACAGCTTGATGTCTCGAATAATCAGCTCACGGGTCCAATACCTGAAAAACTGATAAAGAACTCAACAACATTTTTGGGAAACGCAGACCTCTGCATCATTCAACCTAATGTTTACTCAGTGATGACCCGTAACGAGTTTAAAACTTGCAAAGGACGTCAAGCCAAACTCAGCACTTGGAAGATTGCACTTATAGCGGTTGGGTCTTTTCTATCTGCATTTGCTTTGGTTTTTTTTGCTCTAGCTTTGGTTTTCCTCTGCTGCAAAAGAGGAGCCAACAAGACAGAAGATGCTCATGTCCtcgacgacgaggaagaagaaggccTTTCCTTGTTGCTTAACAAAGTTCTCGCAGCCACTGACAATCTAGACGACAAGTACATCATCGGAAGAGGAGCTCATGGAGTTGTTTACAAAGCCTCGTTAGGGCCAGGCGATGAATACGCCGTGAAGAAACTCATCTTTGCTGCAGAACATGTACATACAAACCAAAATATGAAGAGGGAGATCGAGACAATCGGACTAGTTAGGCATAGAAATCTCGTTCGGTTGGAAAGGTTTTGGATTACGAAAGAAAATGGCCTGTTGTTGTACAAGTACATGCGCAATGGTAGCCTACATGACGTTCTGCACAGAGGAGGAGGAACCCGTCTTGACTGGTCTGCACGGTTCAACGTAGCCCTTGGGATCGCACACGGTCTAGCGTATCTACACCATGACTGTTATCCACCAATCATCCACCGTGACATCAAACCAGAGAACATACTCATGGACTCAGAGATGGAGCCTCACATTGGAGATTTCGGATTGGCTAGGATTCTAGATGACTCAGCTATTTCAACATCCACCATCACAGGCACCACTGGTTACATAGCACCAG AAAATGCATACAGAACAGTGAGAGGAAAGGAATCAGATGTTTATAGCTACGGGGTTGTTTTGCTCGAGCTGGTCACAGGAAAGAGAGCAGTCGACAGATCTTTACCTGAGGAGACCGATCTCGTGAGCTGGGTCAGATCTGTATTAAGCAGCTACGAGGATGATACTGTTGGTCCAGTCGTTGATCCAACGCTAGTGGATGAGCTTATGGATGCAAAGCTTAGAGAACAAGCAATTCTACTTACAGACTTGGCGCTTCAGTGTACTGACAAAAGGCCAGGGAACAGACCGTCCATGAGAAATGTTGTGAAAGAGTTGACTGATGTGAAGGATCTT GTCACTCTGCAAACATATTGA
- the LOC106405138 gene encoding BEL1-like homeodomain protein 11: MEEFRVRHEFSSTTSVSLDSRYVKAARCLLEEVIDMGGREIDLCNDVLIQQLFPGRRRPGFGLSSEIKSELCNSGFMSLPENHELHIKITKLLSLLQQVDERFDIYCNQLEQVISSFEEVAGEGASKLYTGLALQAMTRHFGSLQEAILSQLNSLRRRFIISQDFVPKIVTSGLSQLSLFDGNTPSSLQRLGWVQGPQRHAWKPIRGLPETSVAILRAWLFHHFLHPYPSDAEKLMLASQTGLSKNQVSNWFINARVRLWKPMIEEMYREEFGDSSDESMQREGNDDSN, from the exons ATGGAGGAGTTTAGGGTAAGACACGAGTTTTCATCTACCACTAGTGTTTCGTTGGATTCAAGATACGTCAAGGCAGCGCGGTGCCTTTTAGAAGAAGTTATCGACATGGGTGGTAGAGAGATTGATCTTTGCAACGACGTTCTTATCCAACAACTGTTTCCAGGAAGAAGAAGACCCGGTTTTGGCTTGTCCTCTGAGATCAAATCTGAACTTTGTAACTCAGGTTTCATGTCTTTGCCTGAGAATCATGAGCTTCATATCAAAATCACCAAGCTTCTCAGTTTGTTGCAACAG GTAGATGAGAGGTTTGACATATACTGCAATCAACTGGAGCAAGTGATATCATCATTTGAGGAAGTAGCAGGAGAAGGAGCCTCCAAATTATACACCGGTTTAGCACTTCAAGCCATGACTCGACATTTTGGTTCTCTCCAAGAAGCTATCCTCTCTCAGCTCAACTCTCTTCGTAGGAGATTCATAATCTCTCAAGATTTTGTTCCCAAGATCGTGACCTCTGGTTTGTCACAGCTCAGCTTGTTCGATGGGAACACTCCATCATCGCTTCAACGTCTCGGTTGGGTTCAGGGACCTCAGAGACATGCTTGGAAACCCATCAGAGGCTTGCCTGAAACTTCTGTTGCGATCCTCAGAGCTTGGCTCTTTCATCATTTCCTGCATCC TTATCCGAGTGATGCAGAGAAGCTGATGTTGGCGTCTCAAACAGGGCTTTCAAAGAACCAA GTATCAAACTGGTTCATAAATGCTCGAGTTCGACTCTGGAAACCAATGATAGAAGAGATGTACAGGGAAGAGTTTGGAGACTCCTCAGATGAATCCATGCAAAGAGAAGGCAATGATGATTCAAACTGA
- the LOC106402785 gene encoding leucine-rich repeat receptor-like protein kinase PEPR2 isoform X1: protein MRNLGFVEITLLCSFFVSFRIDSVSSLNSDGLVLLSLLNHVDKIPPQVNSTWTSETTPCNNWFGVFCDDLGKVDTLNLSKVGFSGQLGPEIGELKSLVTLDLSANTLSGPLPSSLGNCTSLLYLDLSENGFSGEIPDIFSSLKNLKFVHLTSNFFIGGLPQTLFQLPLLRVLNLESNNLSGLIPASVGGLKELVDLTLSQNDLSGSIPESIGNCSKLEYLVLSENKLNGSLPESLNLLENLHDLFLSSNRLAGRLRFGSSNCKKLVTLDMSYNDFEGGGVPPEVGNCSNLELLFINKCNLIGNIPSSLGMLKKVRRISLSDNLLSGNIPDELGNCSSLETLTLGRNQLQGEIPSTLGKLKKLKWLELYDNNLSGEIPIGVWKIQSLTQIIVYSNTLTGELPVEVTELKHLERLMMFDNRFHGAIPMGLGVNRSIVDVDLVGNGFTGEIPPNLCHGHKLRFFNLGSNQLHGKIPPSVGRCKTVKRIILGGNKLSGVLPEFLEMHSLEYVDFKDNNIEGSIPRSLGSCKNLMTINLSQNKLTGLIPPELGNLQSLGKLYLSHNHLEGPLPPQLSVCVRILEFDVGSNSLNGSVPPSFGSWRSLTTLVLSDNRFSGAIPSFLAELIDLRLARNGFGGEIPSSLGLLKNLNGLDLSGNELTGEIPTTLRGLVSLVRLNISNNKLTGPLSVLQNLSLLQLDVSNNQLTGPIPEKLIKNSTTFLGNADLCIIQPNVYSVMTRNEFKTCKGRQAKLSTWKIALIAVGSFLSAFALVFFALALVFLCCKRGANKTEDAHVLDDEEEEGLSLLLNKVLAATDNLDDKYIIGRGAHGVVYKASLGPGDEYAVKKLIFAAEHVHTNQNMKREIETIGLVRHRNLVRLERFWITKENGLLLYKYMRNGSLHDVLHRGGGTRLDWSARFNVALGIAHGLAYLHHDCYPPIIHRDIKPENILMDSEMEPHIGDFGLARILDDSAISTSTITGTTGYIAPENAYRTVRGKESDVYSYGVVLLELVTGKRAVDRSLPEETDLVSWVRSVLSSYEDDTVGPVVDPTLVDELMDAKLREQAILLTDLALQCTDKRPGNRPSMRNVVKELTDVKDLVRITPGSV, encoded by the exons ATGAGGAATCTTGGGTTTGTTGAAATAACTCTGCTTTGTTCTTTCTTTGTCTCTTTTCGGATAGATTCTGTCTCCTCTCTAAACTCAGATGGTTTGGTTTTACTTTCGCTTCTCAACCACGTTGACAAAATCCCACCTCAAGTCAACTCGACGTGGACATCTGAAACCACTCCGTGTAATAACTGGTTTGGTGTCTTTTGCGATGATTTAGGTAAAGTGGACACTCTTAATTTGAGTAAGGTTGGGTTTTCAGGCCAATTAGGTCCTGAGATTGGGGAGCTTAAGAGCTTGGTGACTCTGGATCTGAGTGCCAACACTTTGTCTGGTCCATTGCCTTCCAGTTTAGGAAACTGTACTTCACTTCTCTATTTAGATTTGTCTGAAAATGGGTTTTCAGGAGAGATTCCAGATATTTTTAGTAGCTTGAAGAACTTAAAGTTTGTGCATCTCACCTCAAACTTCTTCATCGGTGGGTTGCCTCAGACCTTGTTTCAGCTTCCCTTGTTACGAGTGCTGAATCTTGAAAGCAACAATCTTAGCGGTCTGATTCCTGCAAGTGTTGGTGGGTTGAAGGAGCTTGTGGATCTAACTTTGTCTCAGAATGACTTGTCTGGTTCCATCCCTGAGTCGATTGGGAACTGCAGTAAGCTGGAATATCTGGTCTTGAGCGAGAACAAGCTAAATGGTTCGCTGCCTGAAAGTCTCAACCTACTCGAGAATCTCCACGACCTGTTTCTCAGTAGTAACAGACTTGCAGGGAGACTTCGTTTCGGCTCAAGCAACTGTAAGAAGCTGGTGACTTTAGACATGTCCTACAATGATTTCGAAGGTGGTGGTGTTCCTCCTGAAGTTGGCAACTGCAGTAACCTTGAGCTTTTATTCATCAACAAATGTAACTTGATAGGTAACATTCCATCATCCTTGGGTATGTTAAAAAAGGTTAGGCGTATTAGCCTCAGCGACAATCTTCTCTCTGGGAATATCCCTGATGAGCTAGGGAACTGCAGCAGCTTAGAAACCTTGACGTTGGGCCGAAACCAGCTCCAAGGCGAGATACCCTCTACATTGGGTAAGCTAAAGAAGCTAAAATGGCTGGAGCTTTACGATAATAATCTCTCCGGTGAGATTCCTATTGGCGTATGGAAGATTCAGAGCCTGACACAGATTATCGTTTATAGCAATACTCTCACCGGAGAACTACCAGTTGAAGTTACTGAGCTAAAGCATCTTGAGAGGCTTATGATGTTTGACAACAGATTTCATGGAGCGATACCCATGGGTTTAGGCGTGAATAGAAGCATAGTGGATGTGGATCTTGTTGGTAACGGTTTTACAGGGGAGATACCTCCCAATCTTTGCCATGGACACAAGTTGAGGTTTTTCAACTTGGGCTCTAATCAGCTTCACGGTAAGATACCACCCTCTGTTGGTCGCTGTAAGACCGTCAAGAGAATTATCCTAGGAGGAAACAAGCTTTCCGGTGTACTTCCGGAGTTTCTTGAGATGCATAGTCTTGAGTATGTTGACTTCAAAGACAACAACATTGAAGGATCCATCCCTCGCAGCTTGGGAAGCTGCAAGAATCTTATGACAATCAACCTTTCTCAAAACAAACTCACTGGTCTGATACCCCCAGAACTAGGGAATCTGCAAAGCCTGGGGAAGCTGTATCTTTCACATAACCACCTCGAAGGTCCTCTGCCACCTCAGCTATCTGTCTGTGTGAGAATTCTGGAGTTTGATGTCGGTTCCAACTCATTGAACGGTTCTGTTCCGCCGAGTTTCGGAAGCTGGAGAAGCTTGACTACTTTGGTTCTCAGCGATAACCGGTTTTCAGGAGCCATTCCCTCGTTCTTGGCAGAGCTAATAGATCTCCGGTTAGCTCGAAATGGTTTTGGAGGTGAGATTCCTTCCTCGCTCGGCTTGTTGAAGAATCTTAATGGCTTAGACCTCAGTGGGAACGAACTCACCGGTGAGATTCCAACCACTCTGAGGGGTCTTGTCAGTCTCGTACGGCTCAACATATCCAACAATAAGTTGACAGGGCCTTTATCAGTTCTTCAAAACCTTAGTTTGTTACAGCTTGATGTCTCGAATAATCAGCTCACGGGTCCAATACCTGAAAAACTGATAAAGAACTCAACAACATTTTTGGGAAACGCAGACCTCTGCATCATTCAACCTAATGTTTACTCAGTGATGACCCGTAACGAGTTTAAAACTTGCAAAGGACGTCAAGCCAAACTCAGCACTTGGAAGATTGCACTTATAGCGGTTGGGTCTTTTCTATCTGCATTTGCTTTGGTTTTTTTTGCTCTAGCTTTGGTTTTCCTCTGCTGCAAAAGAGGAGCCAACAAGACAGAAGATGCTCATGTCCtcgacgacgaggaagaagaaggccTTTCCTTGTTGCTTAACAAAGTTCTCGCAGCCACTGACAATCTAGACGACAAGTACATCATCGGAAGAGGAGCTCATGGAGTTGTTTACAAAGCCTCGTTAGGGCCAGGCGATGAATACGCCGTGAAGAAACTCATCTTTGCTGCAGAACATGTACATACAAACCAAAATATGAAGAGGGAGATCGAGACAATCGGACTAGTTAGGCATAGAAATCTCGTTCGGTTGGAAAGGTTTTGGATTACGAAAGAAAATGGCCTGTTGTTGTACAAGTACATGCGCAATGGTAGCCTACATGACGTTCTGCACAGAGGAGGAGGAACCCGTCTTGACTGGTCTGCACGGTTCAACGTAGCCCTTGGGATCGCACACGGTCTAGCGTATCTACACCATGACTGTTATCCACCAATCATCCACCGTGACATCAAACCAGAGAACATACTCATGGACTCAGAGATGGAGCCTCACATTGGAGATTTCGGATTGGCTAGGATTCTAGATGACTCAGCTATTTCAACATCCACCATCACAGGCACCACTGGTTACATAGCACCAG AAAATGCATACAGAACAGTGAGAGGAAAGGAATCAGATGTTTATAGCTACGGGGTTGTTTTGCTCGAGCTGGTCACAGGAAAGAGAGCAGTCGACAGATCTTTACCTGAGGAGACCGATCTCGTGAGCTGGGTCAGATCTGTATTAAGCAGCTACGAGGATGATACTGTTGGTCCAGTCGTTGATCCAACGCTAGTGGATGAGCTTATGGATGCAAAGCTTAGAGAACAAGCAATTCTACTTACAGACTTGGCGCTTCAGTGTACTGACAAAAGGCCAGGGAACAGACCGTCCATGAGAAATGTTGTGAAAGAGTTGACTGATGTGAAGGATCTTGTAAGAATCACTCCTGGTTCAGTTTAA